A single region of the Ancylobacter novellus DSM 506 genome encodes:
- a CDS encoding capsule biosynthesis protein produces the protein MSGTADRAGPSLAFAAARTALPAPQAGQGVQAARAAEGTGGDFSGRCFLFLQGPASPFGFRLARTLAGRGARIVKVHLCGGDLVFWPARARLFRGRPQDWPTYLERLMAEEAVSDVVLFGDCRPYHAPAVRLGHARGLRLHLLEEGYVRPGWITCERRGVNAHSDLPRAPESLREVAVTVAEPPSRAPLPEPFPRRAMWDVAWHAGFAALAPLFHRYRRHTLAHPAVDYAGWIVRWLNSNSATKRDRTARARLGEGVSYFLLPLQLEGDYQMRAHSSFRSVEEVVRLVLASFARSAPAGAVLAVKRHPYDTSLPATRRKVERVAAEFGLTERVVFIEGGDIEPLVKASAGVVLVNSTTALQALRHNKPLKVLGRATYDMPGLAHQGPLDGFWHEAAAPDPRLVEAYRRVVLARTQIAGGFFAPAAIERAVVGLVARMAEEARPA, from the coding sequence TTGAGCGGGACGGCGGATCGCGCCGGTCCCTCTCTCGCCTTCGCCGCCGCGCGCACGGCCTTGCCGGCGCCGCAGGCGGGGCAGGGCGTGCAGGCCGCCCGCGCCGCGGAAGGGACGGGCGGAGACTTTTCCGGTCGCTGCTTCCTGTTCCTGCAGGGGCCGGCCTCGCCCTTCGGCTTCCGCCTCGCGCGGACGCTGGCCGGGCGCGGGGCGCGAATCGTCAAGGTGCATCTGTGCGGCGGCGACCTCGTCTTCTGGCCCGCCCGCGCGCGTCTCTTTCGCGGACGGCCACAGGACTGGCCGACCTATCTGGAGCGGCTCATGGCCGAGGAAGCGGTGAGCGATGTCGTGCTGTTCGGCGACTGCCGGCCCTATCACGCGCCGGCGGTGCGGCTCGGCCATGCGCGCGGGCTCCGGCTCCATCTGCTGGAGGAAGGCTATGTGCGCCCCGGCTGGATCACCTGCGAGCGCCGTGGCGTGAACGCTCATTCCGACCTGCCGCGCGCACCCGAATCGCTTCGTGAGGTGGCGGTAACCGTGGCCGAGCCGCCGAGCCGCGCGCCGCTACCCGAGCCCTTCCCCCGGCGGGCGATGTGGGACGTCGCCTGGCATGCGGGCTTCGCCGCGCTGGCGCCGCTGTTCCACCGCTACCGGCGCCACACGCTGGCGCATCCGGCGGTGGATTATGCAGGCTGGATTGTTCGCTGGCTAAATTCCAACAGCGCGACGAAGCGTGACCGCACGGCCCGGGCGCGGCTTGGGGAAGGGGTGTCCTATTTCCTGCTGCCGCTGCAGCTCGAGGGCGACTACCAGATGCGGGCGCATTCCAGCTTCCGCTCGGTGGAGGAGGTGGTGCGCCTGGTGCTCGCATCCTTCGCGCGGTCGGCTCCCGCCGGGGCGGTGCTGGCGGTCAAGCGGCATCCCTACGACACCAGCCTGCCGGCCACGCGCCGCAAGGTGGAGCGCGTCGCCGCGGAATTCGGCCTCACGGAGCGCGTCGTCTTCATCGAGGGCGGCGACATCGAGCCGCTGGTGAAGGCGAGTGCCGGCGTGGTGCTGGTGAACTCGACCACGGCGCTGCAGGCATTGCGGCACAACAAGCCGCTCAAGGTGCTCGGCCGCGCCACCTACGACATGCCGGGGCTGGCCCATCAGGGGCCGCTCGACGGCTTCTGGCACGAGGCGGCGGCGCCCGATCCGCGGCTCGTCGAAGCCTATCGCCGCGTCGTTCTGGCGCGCACGCAGATCGCCGGCGGCTTCTTCGCCCCGGCGGCGATCGAACGGGCGGTAGTTGGCCTCGTCGCCCGAATGGCGGAGGAGGCGCGACCGGCATGA
- a CDS encoding HdeA/HdeB family chaperone yields the protein MKYAFAIAALIASLTPAAAEKWDLSTMTCKQFVDSDKETIGIILTWLDAYYKDEDAPPVIDTDKFVNNAEKLGGYCGMNPELGLITASDSVLGDK from the coding sequence ATGAAATACGCATTCGCGATTGCGGCGCTGATCGCCAGCCTGACGCCGGCGGCGGCCGAGAAGTGGGACCTGTCGACGATGACCTGCAAGCAGTTCGTCGATAGCGACAAGGAGACGATCGGGATCATCCTCACCTGGCTCGACGCCTACTACAAGGACGAGGACGCCCCGCCGGTGATCGACACCGACAAGTTCGTCAACAATGCCGAGAAGCTCGGCGGCTATTGCGGCATGAACCCGGAGCTCGGACTCATCACCGCCTCGGACTCGGTGCTCGGCGACAAGTAG
- a CDS encoding septal ring lytic transglycosylase RlpA family protein: MGTIPALVRATGLVSARGAAIRLGRIAALCGIGLVVANCSGGNKLSSRIDPKYGVSASPRVIAFGQPVPKGGGTYRVGKPYVVAGKTYVPAEPTNYRTEGLASWYGDDFHGRLTANGEIFDMHSIAAAHPTLPMPSYVRVTNVQNGRSMVVRVNDRGPYHGNRVIDVSQRAADLLGFKGRGTARVRVEYVGRAPLEGSDDVQLASTLRTNGKPAAMPNVMVASAGPLRGTMASVPVPPSRPFDLGDDAEEQVARAPAAPGPVAPVRVASKPRPATIAAAPLPAPAMVPAKPAPTRPVQVASWQPPVRTTPVRTAPPAPTAQPAASGAPTGWVVGAQPVLGYAAPGIDTTVDTGRGLY; this comes from the coding sequence ATGGGGACGATTCCAGCTCTTGTACGAGCCACCGGCCTTGTCTCGGCACGCGGAGCCGCCATCCGGCTCGGCCGCATCGCGGCGCTGTGCGGCATCGGCCTCGTCGTTGCCAACTGCAGTGGCGGCAACAAGCTCTCCAGCCGGATCGACCCCAAATACGGCGTCTCTGCCAGCCCGCGTGTCATCGCCTTCGGCCAGCCGGTCCCCAAGGGCGGCGGCACCTATCGCGTCGGCAAGCCCTATGTCGTCGCCGGCAAGACCTATGTGCCGGCCGAGCCGACGAATTATCGCACCGAGGGTCTCGCCTCCTGGTACGGCGACGACTTCCACGGTCGCCTGACCGCCAATGGCGAAATCTTCGACATGCACTCCATCGCCGCGGCGCATCCGACGCTGCCGATGCCATCCTATGTGCGTGTGACCAATGTGCAGAACGGTCGCTCGATGGTGGTGCGCGTGAATGATCGCGGTCCCTATCACGGCAATCGCGTGATCGACGTCTCGCAGCGCGCCGCCGACCTGCTCGGCTTCAAAGGCCGCGGCACCGCCCGCGTGCGGGTCGAATATGTCGGCCGCGCGCCGCTCGAGGGTTCGGACGACGTCCAGCTCGCTTCGACGCTGCGCACCAACGGCAAGCCAGCCGCCATGCCGAACGTGATGGTCGCCTCCGCCGGTCCGCTGCGCGGCACCATGGCTTCCGTGCCGGTGCCGCCGAGCCGGCCGTTCGATCTCGGCGACGATGCCGAGGAGCAGGTGGCGCGGGCGCCTGCCGCTCCCGGCCCGGTCGCCCCGGTGCGCGTCGCCTCCAAGCCCCGTCCGGCCACGATCGCCGCCGCGCCGCTGCCGGCGCCGGCCATGGTTCCGGCCAAGCCCGCCCCGACCCGCCCGGTGCAGGTGGCGAGCTGGCAGCCGCCAGTCCGCACCACTCCCGTGCGCACCGCGCCGCCGGCACCCACCGCCCAGCCGGCCGCCTCGGGCGCGCCCACGGGCTGGGTCGTCGGCGCGCAGCCGGTCCTGGGCTATGCCGCCCCTGGCATCGACACCACGGTCGATACCGGCCGCGGCCTCTACTGA
- a CDS encoding glycosyltransferase family 4 protein has product MIDGYNLALETGTGVATYARNLSFACGELGYRTEILYGTRASPSTDPLLREISFFDPNAGSPSFLLELSRRLVQLCTSPLGLRARPVPMTGKVISRTFQSRMPHYDLIWNAPELFSRSYWHFRAYKHFLTVGGVTRPDLMHWTYPLPIRLPGTRNIYTLHDLVPLRLPFTTLDNKKMYKRMIQGVLKRADHIVTVSEASKKDIVELFDYPEERITNTYQAVSIPKKYADKPDDLVREEVEGAFGLTYKGYFLFFGAIEPKKNISRLIEAYLASQVEEPLVLLGKTAWKAGEELRFLNEGSNRYLEQLDNLTFTRDRVRRFDYAPFPLLVSLIRGAKALVFPSLYEGFGLPVLEAMSLGTPVITSNTASIPEVAGDAALLVDPYDPRAIADAIKVMATDSALRETFSARGRAQAALFSEERYRERLSSLYARLMPETAPVG; this is encoded by the coding sequence ATGATCGACGGCTACAACCTCGCGCTGGAGACGGGCACGGGTGTCGCCACCTATGCCCGCAACCTCAGCTTCGCCTGTGGTGAGCTCGGCTATCGGACGGAGATCCTCTACGGCACCCGTGCATCCCCCAGCACGGACCCCCTGCTGCGGGAGATCTCCTTCTTCGATCCGAATGCCGGCTCACCCTCCTTCCTGCTGGAACTGAGCCGGCGGCTGGTGCAGCTCTGCACCTCGCCGCTCGGCCTGCGCGCGCGGCCGGTGCCGATGACCGGCAAGGTCATCTCCCGCACCTTCCAGTCGCGCATGCCGCATTACGACCTGATCTGGAACGCGCCGGAGCTGTTCTCGCGCAGCTACTGGCACTTCCGCGCCTACAAGCATTTCCTCACCGTCGGCGGCGTGACGCGGCCGGACCTGATGCACTGGACCTATCCGCTGCCGATAAGGCTGCCGGGTACGCGCAACATCTACACACTGCACGACCTCGTGCCGCTGCGTCTGCCCTTCACCACGCTCGACAACAAGAAGATGTACAAGCGGATGATCCAGGGCGTGCTCAAGCGCGCCGACCATATCGTCACCGTCTCCGAGGCGTCGAAGAAGGATATCGTCGAGCTGTTCGACTATCCGGAGGAGCGGATCACCAACACCTATCAGGCCGTCTCCATCCCGAAGAAATACGCCGACAAGCCCGACGACCTCGTGCGCGAGGAAGTGGAGGGGGCCTTCGGGCTCACCTACAAGGGCTATTTCCTGTTCTTCGGCGCCATCGAGCCGAAGAAGAACATCTCCCGCCTGATCGAGGCCTATCTCGCCTCGCAGGTCGAGGAGCCGCTGGTGCTGCTCGGCAAGACCGCCTGGAAGGCCGGAGAGGAACTACGCTTCCTCAATGAGGGCTCGAACCGCTATCTGGAGCAGCTCGACAACCTCACCTTCACCCGCGACCGCGTGCGCCGTTTCGACTACGCGCCGTTCCCGCTGCTGGTGAGCCTGATCCGCGGCGCCAAGGCGCTGGTCTTCCCCTCGCTCTATGAGGGCTTCGGCCTGCCGGTGCTGGAGGCGATGTCGCTCGGCACGCCGGTGATTACCTCCAACACCGCCTCGATCCCGGAAGTCGCGGGCGACGCGGCGCTGCTGGTCGACCCCTACGACCCGCGCGCCATCGCCGACGCCATTAAGGTCATGGCGACGGATTCGGCGCTGCGCGAGACGTTTTCCGCGCGGGGTAGGGCGCAGGCGGCGCTGTTCTCGGAAGAGCGCTACCGCGAGCGGCTGTCTTCGCTCTATGCCCGGCTGATGCCGGAGACCGCGCCGGTCGGCTGA
- a CDS encoding mannose-1-phosphate guanylyltransferase/mannose-6-phosphate isomerase yields the protein MADSKIVPVILAGGSGTRLWPISRDSLPKQFLPLSTSGGTLYQDTLQRVAPGDMFASPIIVTNDEFRFFAQRQAREIGIEPTVLLEPVRRDSAPALIAATLLAQQLHGEEAILLVLAADHVIGDTASFHDACGKALGAAGLGHIVTFGITPTEPRTSYGYIRRGAALNGGSAAQVEAFAEKPTAAVARDYVEAGYLWNSGNFLFPAHVMLEEAESFEPEIVEAVRRAVEGSKSDLGFCRLSADFHAAPSLSIDYAVLERTSRAAVVEGTFPWSDVGSWNAMREIGAADEKGNVQRGSVRVIDSVNSYVHSEGPLVAAIGVEGLSVVATGDAVLVMPSERSEEVKHLVASLKAERRNEANEHPKMHRPWGSYETINLGGRFRVKKIIVDPGERLSLQKHHHRSEHWIVVHGTAEVTVGETVSMLQENESTYIPLGAVHRLTNPGRIPLELIEVQVGSYLGEDDIVRLDDVYNRVESAAAVHVS from the coding sequence ATGGCCGACTCCAAGATCGTCCCAGTCATTCTCGCGGGCGGATCCGGCACACGACTCTGGCCGATCTCACGCGATTCCCTGCCGAAGCAGTTCCTGCCGCTCTCGACCTCCGGCGGCACGCTCTATCAGGACACGCTGCAGCGCGTGGCGCCGGGCGACATGTTCGCCTCGCCCATCATCGTCACCAATGACGAGTTCCGCTTCTTCGCCCAGCGCCAGGCCCGCGAGATCGGCATTGAGCCGACCGTGCTGCTGGAGCCGGTGCGCCGCGATTCCGCGCCGGCGCTGATCGCCGCCACGCTGCTTGCGCAGCAGCTCCATGGCGAGGAGGCGATCCTGCTGGTCCTCGCCGCCGACCATGTCATCGGCGACACCGCTTCCTTCCACGATGCCTGCGGCAAGGCGCTCGGCGCCGCCGGGCTCGGCCATATCGTGACCTTCGGCATTACCCCGACCGAGCCGCGCACCTCCTACGGCTATATCCGCCGCGGCGCGGCGCTAAACGGCGGCTCGGCCGCGCAGGTCGAGGCCTTCGCCGAGAAGCCGACCGCCGCCGTGGCGCGCGACTATGTCGAGGCCGGCTATCTGTGGAACTCCGGCAACTTCCTCTTCCCCGCGCATGTGATGCTGGAAGAGGCGGAGAGCTTCGAGCCGGAGATCGTCGAGGCGGTGCGCCGCGCCGTCGAGGGCTCCAAGAGCGACCTCGGCTTCTGCCGGCTGAGCGCCGATTTCCACGCCGCGCCGAGCCTGTCCATCGACTACGCCGTTCTTGAGCGCACCAGCCGCGCCGCGGTAGTGGAAGGCACCTTCCCCTGGTCCGACGTCGGCAGTTGGAACGCCATGCGCGAGATCGGCGCGGCGGACGAGAAGGGCAACGTGCAACGTGGCTCGGTGCGGGTCATCGATTCCGTCAATTCCTACGTCCATTCCGAAGGCCCGCTGGTCGCGGCCATCGGCGTGGAAGGGCTCTCGGTGGTGGCGACCGGCGATGCCGTGCTGGTCATGCCGTCCGAGCGCTCCGAAGAGGTGAAGCACCTCGTCGCTTCGCTCAAGGCCGAGCGCCGCAACGAGGCCAATGAACATCCCAAGATGCACCGGCCCTGGGGCAGCTACGAGACCATCAATCTCGGCGGCCGCTTCCGGGTGAAGAAGATCATCGTCGATCCGGGCGAGCGGCTGTCGCTGCAGAAGCACCACCACCGTTCCGAACACTGGATCGTCGTGCACGGCACCGCCGAAGTCACCGTCGGCGAGACCGTCTCCATGCTTCAGGAAAACGAGTCGACCTACATCCCGCTCGGCGCCGTCCACCGCCTGACCAATCCCGGCCGCATTCCGCTCGAGCTCATCGAGGTCCAGGTCGGCTCCTATCTCGGCGAGGACGACATCGTGCGGCTCGACGACGTCTACAACCGCGTCGAGAGCGCCGCGGCCGTTCACGTCTCCTGA
- a CDS encoding polysaccharide pyruvyl transferase family protein, with translation MIENSLRNIVRDKGAVPLTWAAATKVQHYLNLGDALSPVMVALVSGKPIIHQAHDALSVRMAAVGTIAQNMKGGDVSIWGTGSSRYLQTAQEGERVVFRPDPATRYRVYATRGPVGRAILGEENAVGAPVYGDPVWALPRFYNPKIEKKWEIGVIVHLSDLTDRALDTLPREAYERYHVPADFKGSVRIINTLTAISAESMREKLDEILACKRLVSTSLHGMVFAESYGIPCLYFAPRGTPDGLINRKLDPDDGYDLRITDLYQGLGRTHLPVYVQRRNKPTDWEHLMWSIDLAWEPVEFDIDPLIDAFPIDVAPISAPAGASIFEHPLIRDIPYAHGGGAAPPKARVAEAHAVAG, from the coding sequence GTGATTGAGAACTCGCTGCGCAACATCGTCCGGGACAAGGGCGCCGTCCCACTCACCTGGGCCGCCGCTACCAAGGTCCAGCACTACCTCAACCTGGGCGACGCCCTCAGTCCGGTCATGGTGGCCCTCGTCTCAGGGAAACCGATCATCCACCAGGCACATGACGCCCTCTCCGTGCGCATGGCGGCGGTCGGAACCATCGCCCAGAACATGAAGGGCGGCGACGTCTCGATCTGGGGCACCGGCTCGTCGCGCTATCTCCAGACCGCGCAGGAGGGCGAGCGCGTCGTCTTCCGGCCCGATCCGGCGACCCGCTACCGGGTCTACGCTACGCGCGGCCCGGTCGGCCGCGCCATCCTCGGCGAGGAGAACGCGGTCGGCGCGCCGGTCTACGGCGATCCGGTCTGGGCGCTGCCGCGCTTCTACAACCCGAAGATCGAGAAGAAGTGGGAGATCGGCGTCATCGTCCACCTCTCCGATCTCACCGACCGCGCGCTCGATACGCTGCCGCGCGAGGCCTATGAGCGCTATCACGTGCCGGCCGACTTCAAGGGCAGCGTGCGCATCATCAACACGCTGACCGCGATCAGTGCGGAATCGATGCGCGAGAAGCTGGACGAGATCCTCGCCTGCAAGCGCCTCGTCTCCACCAGCCTGCACGGCATGGTGTTCGCCGAGAGCTACGGCATACCCTGCCTCTACTTCGCCCCGCGCGGCACGCCGGACGGGCTGATCAACCGCAAGCTCGACCCGGACGACGGCTACGACCTGCGCATCACCGACCTCTACCAGGGGCTCGGGCGCACCCATCTGCCGGTCTATGTCCAGCGCCGCAACAAGCCGACCGACTGGGAACACCTGATGTGGTCGATCGACCTCGCCTGGGAACCGGTCGAGTTCGACATCGATCCGCTCATCGACGCCTTCCCGATCGACGTTGCGCCGATCAGCGCGCCGGCGGGCGCGAGCATCTTCGAGCATCCGCTGATCCGCGACATACCCTACGCCCATGGCGGCGGCGCGGCCCCGCCCAAGGCGCGGGTGGCGGAGGCCCATGCTGTTGCGGGGTGA
- a CDS encoding polysaccharide pyruvyl transferase family protein: MKTPLEAVVRSEGEVRLGWAGSTTLMDYLNFEDALSPVMTAMVGGLPVRRVPAKSQSVRMAAIGAIGHTFEGGQVHVWGTGCSPWKNPSAPADQRIAFAPSGHGGIVLHATSGPVAERLMANGDARPGLYGDPAWLLPRFYRPRIRKKWKLGVILHLSELADRSYEARPLPAFARYRVPDEFKNDVHLITTVTPLGVPALKAKLDEILACERIVSMSMHGLVVAEAYGIPCLYFPPLSEPRGLGRLALDPDGPADLRIVDLYLGLGRRHIPAYFQDRGLPTDWQALMDAVDRTWEPAEFDAERLIDAFPFTPSPLKAPSGKSIWEHPVIKGLVLQHDVALLRQQDRDADGGRPIVVNQTEARALEPEAKGARVPGPASSAVTKVVGYPKAPAAGLTPGLSTLLRMNADRISIPLSWAATTRETPHANLGDTLSALIVAGMAGVTVRRAGFDQPIERMVAVGTIGHNQRNGVLHFWGTGVDAERNPVDPLVRGYVRPADTEFNVHALRGPNSARTLRAAGIEVPDIFGDPVWMLPRFWPMKEVEKTHDLGVILHITELEDRTPEAGAKPSLRRYHVPDAFKDRIRLINTHCPPTAEAMRAKVAEIVSCRAIVSTSLHGLVIAETYGIPCAWFATYGDGEGRMLDLGNPQHQIDHRMRDFYSGVGRTTLSSYCLDRSKPTDWGAVLAWVHGKWRPLSYDDRPLIRAFPLPLAVSPEEMNWPLPAEIVDRIDY, from the coding sequence ATGAAAACACCGCTCGAAGCAGTCGTTCGGTCCGAGGGTGAAGTCCGGCTCGGCTGGGCCGGATCGACCACGCTGATGGACTATCTGAACTTCGAGGATGCGCTGAGCCCGGTCATGACCGCCATGGTCGGCGGCCTGCCGGTGCGTCGCGTTCCGGCAAAATCGCAATCCGTGCGCATGGCCGCCATCGGCGCCATCGGCCACACCTTCGAGGGCGGCCAGGTGCATGTCTGGGGCACGGGCTGCTCGCCCTGGAAGAACCCTTCGGCACCGGCCGACCAGCGCATTGCCTTCGCGCCTTCCGGCCATGGCGGCATCGTGCTGCACGCCACCAGCGGCCCGGTGGCCGAACGGCTGATGGCCAATGGCGATGCGCGGCCGGGCCTCTATGGCGATCCGGCCTGGCTGCTGCCGCGATTCTATCGCCCGCGCATCCGCAAGAAGTGGAAGCTCGGCGTTATCCTGCATCTCTCCGAGCTCGCCGACCGCTCCTATGAAGCGCGCCCGCTACCGGCGTTTGCGCGCTACCGCGTCCCGGACGAGTTCAAGAACGACGTCCATCTCATCACCACGGTGACGCCGCTCGGCGTGCCGGCGCTGAAGGCCAAGCTCGACGAGATCCTTGCCTGCGAGCGGATCGTCTCGATGAGTATGCACGGCCTCGTCGTCGCCGAGGCCTATGGCATTCCCTGCCTGTATTTCCCGCCGCTGTCCGAACCACGCGGCCTCGGCCGGCTGGCGCTCGATCCCGACGGTCCGGCGGATCTGCGAATCGTCGACCTCTATCTCGGGCTCGGCCGCCGGCACATCCCTGCCTATTTCCAGGACCGCGGCCTGCCGACCGACTGGCAGGCGCTGATGGATGCGGTCGACCGCACCTGGGAGCCGGCCGAATTCGACGCCGAGCGGCTGATCGATGCCTTCCCGTTCACGCCGTCTCCCCTCAAGGCGCCTTCGGGCAAGAGCATCTGGGAGCATCCGGTCATCAAGGGATTGGTATTGCAGCATGACGTGGCTTTGCTGCGTCAGCAGGATCGTGACGCCGACGGCGGTCGGCCGATCGTGGTGAACCAAACGGAAGCGCGGGCGTTGGAGCCGGAAGCGAAGGGAGCACGCGTGCCCGGTCCGGCTTCATCGGCGGTAACGAAAGTCGTCGGCTACCCGAAGGCTCCGGCCGCCGGGCTGACGCCGGGACTGTCTACGCTTCTGCGCATGAACGCCGACCGGATCTCCATCCCGCTCTCCTGGGCGGCGACGACTCGGGAGACGCCGCACGCGAATCTCGGCGATACGCTGAGCGCTCTCATCGTCGCCGGCATGGCCGGCGTCACCGTGCGGCGCGCCGGCTTCGACCAGCCGATCGAGCGCATGGTTGCGGTGGGCACCATCGGCCACAACCAGCGCAACGGCGTGCTGCATTTCTGGGGCACCGGCGTGGATGCCGAACGCAACCCGGTCGACCCGCTGGTGCGCGGTTATGTCCGCCCCGCCGACACCGAGTTCAACGTGCATGCGCTGCGCGGACCGAACAGCGCCCGCACGCTGCGCGCCGCCGGCATCGAGGTGCCCGACATCTTCGGCGACCCGGTGTGGATGCTCCCCCGCTTCTGGCCGATGAAGGAGGTGGAGAAGACGCACGATCTTGGCGTCATCCTCCACATCACCGAGCTGGAGGACCGCACGCCCGAGGCCGGAGCGAAGCCCTCGCTACGCCGTTATCACGTACCGGACGCCTTCAAGGACCGCATCCGGCTGATCAATACCCATTGCCCGCCGACCGCCGAGGCAATGCGGGCGAAGGTGGCGGAGATCGTCTCCTGCCGCGCCATCGTCTCGACCAGTCTGCACGGGCTCGTCATCGCCGAGACCTACGGCATCCCCTGCGCCTGGTTCGCCACCTATGGCGACGGGGAGGGGAGGATGCTCGACCTCGGCAACCCGCAGCACCAGATCGACCACCGCATGCGCGACTTCTATTCGGGTGTCGGGCGGACGACGCTGTCCTCCTACTGCCTCGACCGTTCCAAGCCGACCGACTGGGGCGCGGTGCTGGCCTGGGTCCACGGCAAGTGGCGCCCGCTCAGCTATGACGACCGGCCGCTGATCCGCGCCTTCCCGCTGCCGCTGGCGGTGTCGCCGGAGGAGATGAACTGGCCGCTGCCGGCCGAGATCGTCGATCGGATCGACTATTGA
- a CDS encoding SDR family NAD(P)-dependent oxidoreductase, protein MSARPVGERHILITGASGGLGAALARHYARPGVALVLIARGPERLNAVADECRERGAQVSTVALDVRESRTLAELIAHIDVQSPIDTVIANAGVEASLGRDGQAEALPDVLAQIRTNVEGAVATVLPLIDPMRARGGGRLVLVASLAGRMPLPDQPTYSATKAALIAFGDALRPRLAAQGVRLTVACPGFIATGVTRTYRGWRPLQWSPERAAAVIAAASERGARSIAFPWPLVALVGLGRCVPAFLREAVLRLFFAVHIGQSRRSDADEEHEMPPRRAMAARDISI, encoded by the coding sequence ATGAGCGCAAGACCCGTCGGCGAACGCCACATCCTCATCACCGGCGCATCCGGCGGCCTCGGCGCCGCGCTGGCGCGGCATTATGCACGGCCCGGCGTGGCGCTGGTGCTGATCGCCCGCGGCCCGGAGCGGCTCAACGCCGTGGCCGACGAATGCCGGGAGCGCGGCGCGCAAGTGAGCACGGTGGCGCTCGACGTACGCGAGAGCCGGACGCTGGCCGAGCTCATCGCCCATATCGACGTGCAGTCGCCGATCGACACCGTCATCGCCAATGCCGGCGTCGAGGCGAGCCTCGGCCGCGACGGCCAGGCCGAGGCGCTGCCCGACGTGCTGGCGCAGATCCGCACCAATGTGGAAGGCGCCGTTGCCACCGTGCTGCCGCTGATCGACCCGATGCGGGCAAGGGGCGGGGGCAGGTTGGTGCTGGTCGCCTCGCTGGCCGGGCGCATGCCGCTACCGGATCAGCCGACCTACAGCGCCACCAAGGCGGCGCTCATCGCCTTCGGCGACGCGCTGCGTCCGCGGCTGGCGGCGCAAGGGGTGCGGCTGACGGTCGCCTGTCCCGGCTTCATCGCCACCGGCGTCACCCGCACCTATCGCGGCTGGCGACCGTTGCAATGGAGCCCCGAGCGGGCTGCCGCCGTCATCGCCGCGGCGAGCGAGCGGGGCGCGCGCAGTATCGCCTTCCCCTGGCCGCTGGTGGCGCTGGTCGGGCTCGGGCGCTGCGTGCCGGCCTTCCTGCGCGAGGCGGTGCTGCGGTTGTTTTTCGCGGTGCACATCGGGCAGTCGAGAAGAAGTGACGCCGACGAAGAGCACGAAATGCCGCCAAGGCGCGCCATGGCAGCGCGCGATATCTCCATATGA